From a region of the Fischerella sp. JS2 genome:
- a CDS encoding DUF2085 domain-containing protein — MQGVVFGRSLRINWVSFVADFLLLGMVVGPLAAPFLAASGLFILPGIAEIIYFMGRHVCPQPEMGMMLASPFLMAVCMRCYGTVTGLLLTRLLLGVSDGKSFYWLHQYGWNGAAIASVLMMAYPLELAAEVLGWWSFNNYVVTLFGLVTGLAWGLFTMPLLHRPKNFGF, encoded by the coding sequence ATGCAAGGAGTTGTTTTTGGTAGAAGCTTAAGGATTAATTGGGTAAGTTTTGTTGCTGATTTTCTGTTGTTGGGGATGGTGGTCGGGCCGTTGGCTGCTCCTTTTCTAGCTGCATCTGGGTTGTTTATTTTACCTGGAATTGCGGAAATTATCTATTTTATGGGTCGTCATGTATGCCCACAACCAGAGATGGGGATGATGCTGGCATCACCGTTTCTCATGGCTGTATGTATGCGTTGTTACGGTACAGTAACGGGTTTATTGTTGACTCGGTTGTTACTTGGGGTGAGTGATGGTAAGAGTTTTTACTGGCTGCATCAATACGGCTGGAATGGTGCAGCGATCGCTAGTGTGTTGATGATGGCTTATCCATTGGAGTTAGCTGCTGAGGTGTTGGGGTGGTGGAGTTTCAATAATTATGTTGTAACTTTGTTTGGATTGGTTACAGGTTTGGCATGGGGTTTGTTTACAATGCCGCTATTACATCGGCCAAAAAATTTTGGATTTTAG
- a CDS encoding ABC transporter permease: protein MNWWQRLKKNPLARFGAILLLVFYIAVIAADFVAPYDPYIPQPGGSLLPPTRIYWFSTSGKFIGPHVYPTTQGDTNLETGERELIVDKSKPSPLRLFVQGSEYHLLHLSLPLPPNWNEVTIFPGIPLNWHLFGTTGEAKINLLGTDDQGRDQFSRLLHGGRISLFIGIVGVALTFPLGMIVGGISGYFGGWIDAAIMRLAEVLMTFPSIYLLVTLGAVLPPGLSSTQRFLLIVCITSFISWAGLARVIRGQVLSIKEREFVQAARAMGAKPFYIITRHVLPQTATYIIISATLAVPSFIGAEAVLSLIGLGIQQPDPSWGNMLSLATNASILVLQPWLIWPPALVIILTVLAFNLLGDGLRDALDPRSLER, encoded by the coding sequence ATGAACTGGTGGCAAAGATTAAAGAAAAATCCTTTGGCGCGATTTGGGGCAATTTTGCTCTTAGTCTTTTATATAGCAGTAATTGCTGCTGATTTTGTTGCCCCCTATGACCCTTATATTCCGCAACCGGGTGGTTCCCTATTGCCACCAACAAGAATTTACTGGTTTTCGACTTCAGGGAAGTTTATTGGACCTCATGTTTATCCTACAACTCAAGGAGACACAAATTTAGAAACGGGCGAGCGCGAACTGATTGTAGATAAAAGTAAACCCTCGCCTTTGCGGTTATTTGTGCAAGGTTCAGAATACCACCTTTTACACTTGAGTTTGCCCTTACCTCCCAACTGGAATGAAGTGACTATTTTTCCCGGAATTCCTTTAAATTGGCATTTATTTGGTACTACTGGCGAAGCTAAAATCAACCTCCTGGGTACTGACGATCAAGGGCGCGATCAATTTAGTCGCTTATTACATGGAGGTCGCATCAGTTTATTTATTGGAATTGTGGGAGTAGCCCTGACTTTTCCTCTAGGGATGATCGTTGGCGGTATTTCTGGTTATTTCGGTGGCTGGATTGATGCTGCGATCATGCGTTTAGCTGAAGTACTAATGACGTTTCCTAGCATATATTTATTAGTCACCTTGGGTGCAGTATTACCACCAGGGTTAAGCAGTACGCAGCGATTTTTGTTAATTGTATGTATTACGTCGTTTATTAGTTGGGCTGGTTTAGCGCGAGTGATTCGTGGTCAAGTCTTATCCATCAAAGAGCGCGAATTTGTGCAAGCAGCACGAGCGATGGGTGCTAAGCCATTTTATATCATCACTCGCCATGTTTTACCCCAAACTGCAACTTATATTATTATCTCTGCCACTCTGGCAGTTCCCAGTTTTATTGGCGCAGAAGCCGTATTAAGTCTGATTGGACTGGGAATTCAGCAACCAGATCCTTCATGGGGAAATATGCTTTCCTTGGCAACTAATGCTTCCATCTTAGTGCTACAACCTTGGTTGATCTGGCCGCCAGCGTTGGTCATTATCTTGACAGTTTTGGCGTTCAACTTGCTGGGTGACGGACTCAGAGATGCCCTTGATCCTCGCAGTTTGGAAAGGTGA
- a CDS encoding Npun_R2479 family HD domain-containing metalloprotein — MFNATEILIDAFVRQIREGYRRTYGCLKTDYQDIIAWAGNMALENIANSDALYHNVEHSILVTLVGQEILRGKHIREGGVSSEDWLHFIISLLCHDIGYVKGVCREDREEEGLYATGKDNRMISLPPGASDASLTPYHVDRAKLFIDERFGGHKLIDSEVIKTNIELTRFPVPAAEDHQCTSSFAGLVRAADLIGQLSDPRYLKKITSLFYEFEETGMNKVLGYQTPADLRKNYAKFYWHGVYPYIQEALRYLTLTQQGKQIIANLHSNVFVVEHEVPQDEKLYFVEQLRA; from the coding sequence ATGTTCAATGCTACAGAAATATTAATAGATGCTTTTGTAAGGCAAATTCGAGAAGGCTACCGTCGTACCTACGGCTGCTTAAAAACTGATTATCAAGACATAATTGCTTGGGCGGGGAACATGGCTTTAGAAAACATTGCCAACAGCGACGCCCTCTATCACAATGTAGAACATTCGATTCTCGTTACGTTGGTAGGACAAGAAATTTTACGCGGCAAACACATTCGGGAAGGGGGTGTTTCCAGTGAAGACTGGTTGCACTTTATTATTTCCTTACTATGTCATGATATTGGCTATGTTAAAGGAGTGTGCCGAGAAGATCGTGAGGAAGAAGGCTTATATGCTACAGGTAAAGATAACAGAATGATTTCTCTTCCCCCTGGAGCCTCTGACGCTAGCTTGACACCTTATCATGTGGATAGAGCCAAACTTTTTATTGATGAACGCTTTGGCGGTCACAAATTGATAGATTCGGAAGTTATTAAGACCAATATTGAATTGACTCGCTTTCCCGTACCTGCTGCTGAGGATCATCAATGCACAAGTAGCTTTGCAGGTTTGGTTCGTGCAGCTGATTTAATCGGACAATTAAGTGACCCCCGCTACTTGAAAAAAATTACTTCTTTGTTTTACGAATTTGAAGAAACAGGGATGAATAAAGTTTTAGGGTATCAAACACCTGCTGACTTACGCAAGAACTACGCCAAGTTCTACTGGCATGGAGTTTACCCATATATTCAAGAAGCACTACGTTACCTAACTCTGACACAGCAAGGCAAACAAATTATTGCCAATCTCCACTCCAATGTTTTTGTAGTGGAACATGAAGTTCCTCAAGATGAAAAGTTATATTTTGTTGAACAACTACGTGCTTAG
- a CDS encoding efflux RND transporter periplasmic adaptor subunit, whose amino-acid sequence MGEESYSELGTQQSVVIADGDWEGKKLNRRSPWLLPLLLGTGLGVAIAFLGMGVVSNRQTPSKNAGAAKSTQQVAPTMTVTTVSAAANTIARTLKITGTVAARDLIPVLPQTNGLQIKQVLVNEGDTVKVGQLLAVLDDSLLQAQISQAKADIESRQADVASNQANLEAKKADVASLQAVVQQKRADLAQAKAKLEEAQRNYQRYQKLASNGAISKQELETRETTLKTAKEAVRVAEENVRSAEADVSSAQANINSAQAGINSAQANVKSNAAKLQQLKTQLAQTLVRAPVSGTIAEKLARVGDVTGIPPQTQVGNVVGGTQKLFSIIREGKLELQAQVPSVQLPEVKVGAAVEVTSDADKRIRLQGQVREIEPIVNDQRREATVKIDLPPTNLLKPGMFARAAVTTNTTTGVVVPQKAVLPQPDGSAIAFTLSGVDTVRAQKVELGEILNGGKVEIKTGLQTGDRVVVDGAGYLKDGDKVRVVGG is encoded by the coding sequence GTGGGCGAGGAGAGTTATTCGGAACTGGGAACACAACAGTCAGTGGTTATTGCAGATGGCGACTGGGAAGGAAAAAAACTAAACAGGCGCAGTCCTTGGCTGCTACCTTTGTTACTTGGTACTGGTTTGGGAGTAGCGATCGCTTTTTTGGGGATGGGTGTTGTAAGTAACCGTCAGACTCCTAGCAAAAATGCTGGTGCAGCAAAATCTACACAGCAAGTTGCCCCAACCATGACAGTTACCACAGTCTCAGCAGCAGCTAACACTATAGCCCGTACCCTTAAGATTACTGGCACAGTGGCAGCACGAGATTTAATACCAGTTTTACCACAGACAAACGGTCTACAAATCAAGCAGGTACTAGTTAATGAAGGAGATACAGTCAAAGTCGGTCAATTACTAGCAGTTTTGGATGATTCCCTACTGCAAGCCCAAATTAGCCAAGCAAAGGCAGATATAGAATCTAGACAAGCAGATGTGGCTTCTAATCAGGCAAATCTGGAAGCGAAAAAGGCAGATGTTGCTTCCTTGCAAGCAGTTGTGCAACAAAAACGAGCAGATTTAGCCCAAGCCAAGGCGAAGTTAGAAGAAGCACAAAGAAATTATCAACGCTATCAAAAACTTGCCAGCAATGGTGCGATCAGCAAACAAGAACTGGAAACACGGGAAACTACCTTGAAAACTGCCAAAGAAGCAGTCAGGGTAGCCGAAGAAAATGTTCGCAGTGCCGAAGCAGATGTCAGCAGTGCCCAAGCAAATATTAACAGTGCCCAAGCAGGCATTAACAGCGCCCAAGCCAACGTTAAAAGTAATGCTGCCAAACTCCAGCAGTTGAAAACTCAACTCGCACAAACTTTGGTGCGTGCGCCTGTATCAGGAACAATTGCCGAGAAACTGGCTAGAGTCGGGGATGTCACTGGTATACCACCCCAAACTCAAGTTGGAAATGTGGTGGGTGGGACACAAAAATTGTTTTCTATTATTCGGGAAGGCAAGTTGGAACTCCAAGCCCAAGTTCCCAGCGTACAACTACCAGAGGTAAAAGTTGGTGCAGCAGTAGAAGTTACCTCGGATGCCGATAAACGCATACGTTTACAAGGACAAGTACGAGAAATTGAACCGATAGTTAACGACCAACGCCGGGAAGCAACGGTAAAAATTGACCTACCACCGACAAACTTATTAAAACCAGGAATGTTTGCCCGGGCAGCAGTCACAACTAATACAACCACAGGTGTGGTAGTACCACAAAAAGCAGTCCTACCCCAACCAGATGGCAGTGCGATCGCATTCACCTTATCGGGTGTAGACACGGTTCGCGCTCAAAAAGTAGAACTAGGAGAAATCCTCAACGGTGGCAAAGTGGAAATTAAAACTGGTTTGCAAACAGGCGATCGCGTCGTAGTTGACGGTGCTGGATATCTCAAAGATGGTGACAAAGTCAGAGTGGTTGGTGGTTAG
- a CDS encoding efflux RND transporter permease subunit — protein sequence MSFNISAWSIKKPVPTIVLFLILTLVGWFSFNSLGIDINPNIDVPTVRVTVTQPGAGPAELEFQLTKKIEDAIASLGNIDELRSTVTDGNSTTTITFVLGTNTDRATNDVRNAVSQIRQNLPQDINDPIVERVDFSGGPIMSYAVKSDRRSVEELSYLVDQTISRALLAVRGVAQVKRVGGVDREVRVNLDPDRLQSLGITATQVNDQIRALNINLPGGRAEVGGSEQSIRTLGSAKSVDVLKTYEILLPGGGSVLLSSLGTVEDSYAEVRQTARLDNKPVVAFQVLRSTGSVMVTVEEGVKAAIKELEKTLPSDVKLELIFTRADFVRESYQSTIEELIQASVLAVIVILLFLRDWRATLITAVALPLSMIPTFAVQYALGYTLNSMTLLALALAVGNLVDDAVVEIENMERHMAMGKSAWEAAFDSSDEVGLAVIASSATIIAVFLPVAFMGGIPGQFFQPFGVTVAVSTIFSTLVARMVTPMMGAYLLKDKEGNKKATQNEGTKRVIKFWNFKFTLPTLKSTRQDNFSSFTPHTPPTPHTPHTPPRFHPYKSLLQWSLRHKLTTLGIALAFFIASVMLVPFIPKGLVDGGDIGISTLNVELPPGSTLTDTNKVVSQLTNIINKDPLVESVFASEQVNSATLSVKLKSKEAGRKISQLEFEQQIRPQFQQVPGAKISFESAGAVGGRKDLTILLQSENPEALNQAADAVEKQMRTVPGLVEVSSSASLVKPEIVVIPDPQRAADLGVTVQAIARTASLGTIGDNDANLAKFNLSDRQIPIRVQIDPKAREDINTIKNLQVPTQNGSLVPLMSVADISFASGPATINRYDRSRQVSLEANLQGISLGDGLQAVTALPALKNLPPGVKLQNSGDAKIMAEIFGRFGGALALALIFIYAILVLLYNNFLHPLTIMAALPFCLGGTLIGLLIAQKALGLYALIGIVLLLGIVTKNSILLVDYTIINLQEGKTQRQALIEAGVSRLRPIMMTSLATIAGTLPLALGVGAGAEYRQPMGIAILGGFTTSTLLTLLVVPVLFSYIDNFQTWIINTVKYGFGKKPPRSVVVEDEVVILPSSSEDPPHQYSIKK from the coding sequence ATGTCCTTCAATATTTCTGCTTGGTCAATTAAAAAACCTGTCCCCACAATAGTTTTATTTTTAATTTTGACTCTGGTTGGTTGGTTCTCATTTAATTCGTTGGGAATTGATATCAACCCCAATATTGATGTACCCACAGTGCGGGTTACAGTTACCCAACCAGGGGCGGGGCCTGCGGAACTAGAGTTCCAACTCACCAAAAAAATTGAGGATGCGATCGCCAGTTTAGGCAACATTGACGAACTGCGATCCACTGTCACCGATGGTAATTCCACAACCACAATTACCTTTGTCTTGGGTACAAATACAGACCGCGCTACGAATGATGTTCGCAATGCCGTATCGCAAATTCGGCAAAATTTACCCCAAGACATCAACGACCCCATCGTTGAACGTGTAGATTTTTCTGGTGGGCCGATTATGTCCTACGCGGTGAAATCTGACCGACGTTCCGTAGAAGAACTCAGTTACTTAGTTGACCAAACTATCAGCCGCGCTTTGTTAGCTGTCAGAGGAGTAGCCCAAGTTAAGCGTGTGGGCGGAGTTGATCGCGAAGTCCGAGTTAATCTCGACCCAGACCGTTTACAATCTTTGGGAATTACCGCTACTCAAGTCAACGATCAAATTCGCGCCCTGAATATCAACCTACCAGGTGGGCGCGCCGAAGTTGGTGGTAGCGAACAAAGTATCCGTACCTTGGGTAGTGCTAAGAGTGTGGATGTCTTGAAAACCTATGAAATTCTCCTACCTGGTGGTGGTTCTGTTCTCTTATCTAGTTTGGGAACGGTAGAAGATAGCTATGCCGAAGTTCGACAAACCGCACGTTTAGATAACAAACCCGTAGTAGCGTTCCAGGTGTTGCGTAGTACCGGCAGCGTCATGGTGACTGTAGAGGAAGGAGTCAAAGCAGCCATCAAAGAACTAGAGAAAACACTGCCCTCTGACGTCAAGCTGGAATTAATTTTTACCAGAGCTGATTTTGTCCGGGAATCTTATCAAAGCACGATAGAGGAATTAATTCAAGCCTCTGTACTTGCAGTTATAGTCATACTTTTATTTTTACGTGATTGGCGGGCAACTTTAATTACAGCAGTAGCTTTACCCTTGTCTATGATTCCTACCTTTGCTGTGCAGTATGCCTTGGGTTATACCCTCAATAGCATGACCTTGCTGGCATTAGCATTAGCAGTGGGTAACTTAGTGGATGATGCCGTCGTGGAAATTGAAAATATGGAACGGCATATGGCAATGGGTAAATCAGCTTGGGAAGCTGCTTTTGATTCATCCGATGAAGTAGGTTTAGCAGTAATCGCTAGTTCCGCCACAATTATTGCTGTATTTCTACCCGTCGCCTTCATGGGTGGGATTCCAGGGCAGTTTTTCCAACCCTTTGGCGTTACCGTTGCCGTTTCCACCATTTTCTCTACCTTGGTAGCGCGGATGGTGACACCAATGATGGGGGCGTATCTTCTCAAGGATAAGGAAGGAAACAAAAAAGCTACTCAGAATGAGGGAACTAAGAGAGTTATAAAATTCTGGAATTTCAAATTCACACTCCCAACTCTGAAATCAACAAGACAAGATAACTTCTCCTCTTTTACCCCTCACACTCCCCCCACTCCTCACACTCCCCACACTCCCCCCCGCTTCCACCCCTACAAATCCCTTCTGCAATGGTCGTTACGTCATAAATTGACGACTTTGGGTATTGCCTTAGCTTTCTTCATTGCTAGTGTGATGCTAGTTCCCTTTATTCCCAAGGGATTAGTGGATGGTGGTGACATCGGTATTTCCACCCTAAATGTAGAATTACCTCCCGGTTCTACCTTAACTGATACCAATAAGGTTGTCAGCCAACTGACCAATATCATCAACAAAGATCCACTAGTAGAATCAGTGTTTGCCTCAGAACAGGTGAACTCGGCAACCCTTTCTGTTAAGCTCAAGTCTAAAGAAGCAGGACGAAAGATTTCTCAATTAGAGTTTGAACAACAGATACGTCCCCAGTTTCAACAAGTGCCAGGAGCTAAAATCAGTTTTGAAAGTGCAGGGGCGGTTGGTGGTCGTAAAGATTTAACTATACTGCTACAAAGTGAAAATCCCGAAGCACTCAATCAAGCTGCTGATGCAGTAGAAAAGCAAATGCGGACTGTTCCTGGATTGGTGGAGGTATCTTCATCTGCAAGTTTGGTGAAACCAGAAATTGTTGTCATTCCCGATCCGCAACGCGCCGCAGATTTGGGTGTGACTGTACAAGCAATTGCCCGTACTGCTTCTCTGGGAACAATTGGAGATAATGATGCCAACTTAGCTAAGTTTAATTTGAGCGATCGCCAAATTCCGATTCGCGTCCAAATTGACCCCAAAGCGCGAGAAGACATCAACACGATCAAAAATCTCCAAGTTCCGACTCAAAACGGTAGTTTGGTTCCTCTGATGTCGGTAGCAGATATCAGCTTTGCTAGTGGTCCTGCTACTATCAACCGCTATGATCGTTCCCGCCAAGTTTCGCTAGAAGCTAACTTGCAAGGTATTTCCTTGGGAGATGGGCTGCAAGCTGTGACTGCACTACCCGCTTTAAAAAACTTGCCGCCGGGAGTCAAACTGCAAAACTCTGGTGATGCCAAAATCATGGCAGAAATTTTTGGTCGCTTTGGTGGCGCATTAGCATTGGCATTAATATTTATCTATGCAATTCTGGTGCTGCTGTATAACAACTTCTTACATCCTCTCACCATTATGGCAGCATTGCCCTTCTGTTTAGGAGGTACACTCATAGGCTTGCTGATTGCCCAAAAAGCCTTGGGATTATATGCCCTGATTGGTATTGTGTTGCTGTTGGGGATTGTGACCAAAAACTCAATTCTCTTGGTAGATTACACCATTATCAACCTACAAGAAGGGAAAACTCAACGTCAGGCATTGATCGAAGCTGGTGTGTCGCGTCTGCGCCCAATTATGATGACTTCTCTGGCTACTATTGCTGGTACTCTTCCCCTGGCTTTGGGTGTGGGTGCGGGTGCAGAATATCGTCAACCGATGGGGATTGCGATTTTAGGAGGCTTCACAACATCTACTCTGTTGACACTTCTTGTTGTTCCGGTGCTGTTCAGCTACATTGATAATTTCCAAACCTGGATTATCAATACAGTCAAGTATGGCTTTGGGAAAAAACCTCCGCGTTCAGTAGTGGTTGAGGATGAAGTGGTAATTCTGCCATCTTCGAGCGAAGATCCACCACATCAGTACTCCATCAAAAAATAG
- a CDS encoding DUF4007 family protein — MIQTTLNFKHLENPVIPIFANHETFHPRFGWLKKGFDAAKRNPGIFLQDDAPVRLGVGKNMVRAIRYWCSAFKILDKNNSPTMFGEKLLGNNGWDCYLEDPASLWLLHWNLLKPTCEAAAWYYIFNVFRDLDFTKEDIFAGLKDYINNFNKTIADSSFIKDVNCILRMYAAQDFLRDNTPIEDSIDCPFNELGLIRHFGKNYQFKIGTKANLPAEIIVATCLEYASRVCQGRNTINIPSLLYDEGSPGMVFKLTENILCAAIETVARKFDAIVLSDTAGLIQLSLPDEPEILADEILEQYYNS, encoded by the coding sequence ATGATTCAAACTACTCTGAACTTCAAACATCTTGAAAATCCAGTCATTCCAATATTTGCCAACCATGAAACTTTTCACCCTCGTTTTGGTTGGCTGAAAAAAGGATTTGATGCAGCTAAGAGAAATCCAGGTATTTTTTTACAAGATGATGCTCCTGTACGTTTAGGTGTTGGTAAAAATATGGTACGCGCTATTCGTTATTGGTGTAGTGCATTCAAGATACTTGATAAAAATAATTCACCAACAATGTTTGGGGAAAAACTTTTAGGAAACAATGGATGGGACTGTTATTTAGAAGATCCGGCATCATTATGGTTGTTACATTGGAATTTGTTAAAACCTACTTGTGAAGCGGCTGCTTGGTATTATATTTTTAATGTTTTTCGTGATTTAGATTTTACCAAAGAAGATATTTTCGCAGGTCTGAAAGATTATATAAATAATTTCAACAAAACTATTGCTGACTCTTCTTTCATTAAAGATGTAAATTGTATTTTAAGAATGTATGCAGCACAAGATTTTCTTAGAGACAATACCCCCATTGAAGATTCTATTGATTGTCCTTTTAACGAACTTGGTTTGATTCGTCATTTTGGGAAAAATTATCAATTTAAAATTGGTACTAAGGCGAATTTACCAGCAGAAATTATAGTAGCTACTTGTTTAGAATACGCTAGTCGAGTCTGTCAGGGAAGAAACACAATTAATATTCCTAGTCTACTTTATGATGAAGGTAGTCCGGGGATGGTGTTTAAATTGACAGAAAATATTTTATGTGCAGCTATTGAGACGGTTGCTAGAAAATTTGATGCAATAGTTCTTTCTGATACTGCTGGCTTAATTCAGTTATCTTTACCTGATGAACCAGAGATTTTAGCTGACGAAATTTTAGAGCAATATTATAATTCTTGA